A genomic segment from Hypomesus transpacificus isolate Combined female chromosome 13, fHypTra1, whole genome shotgun sequence encodes:
- the cntd1 gene encoding cyclin N-terminal domain-containing protein 1 isoform X2, with product MAKRFSRPSHNKMLKFGEAFEILPDFLINLNNRNKEKLNNLSQYSGDFKDKRLIECVFLITDELNLDPLVGYHAVELLERFMIKHLEDLFTTPTPQGAALCDHGHYEDLVYEKLHEKFYLIVLSCVQLASKLSLHSGIVDNNTAVQFLHSMGHSVSKRTLLESELMILKVLDYRLNVPNPLTYVEILLEVLVHNESSIPVEHLHHLCRHVLQFTYLQKTAIYDSLLMATTRRSSPSNEQREVFAPVTEDCMLLGVGVIGVAAYIHNVPMWKQVVEELSQITGISVKSIQDFTHVTLMHITRTNFTVE from the exons ATGGCCAAGAGATTTTCACGCCCAAGTCATAACAAAATGCTGAAATTTGGTGAAGCTTTTGAGATTTTACCAGACTTTCTTATAAATCTcaacaacagaaacaaagagaaactAAACAATTTATCACAATACAGCGGTGACTTTAAAGACAAGAGGTTGATAG AATGTGTGTTTCTTATTACTGACGAGTTGAATCTAGATCCTCTGGTTGGATATCATGCTGTAGAATTACTTGAAAG GTTCATGATAAAGCATCTTGAGGATCTGTTTACAACACCCACACCTCAAGGTGCTGCGTTATGTGATCATGGACACTATGAGGATCTTGTCTATGAAAAACTCCACGAGAAATTCTATCTCATTGTCCTCTCATGTGTTCAACTAGCAAGCAAACTGTCTTTGCACAGTGGT ATTGTGGACAACAATACTGCTGTGCAGTTTTTGCACTCTATGGGGCACAGTGTTTCCAAACGGACTCTCTTGGAATCAGAGTTGATGATCTTGAAAGTCCTTGACTATAGGCTGAATGTCCCAAACCCTCTTACATATGTGGAGATTCTTCTGGAGGTTCTTG TGCACAATGAGTCCTCCATTCCTGTGGAACACTTGCATCACCTGTGTCGCCACGTCCTGCAGTTCACCTACTTACAGAAGACTGCCATCTACGATTCCTTACTCATGGCCACAACTCGCCGGTCGAGTCCTTCAAATGAACAGAG AGAGGTGTTTGCGCCAGTGACAGAAGACTGCATGCTGCTTGGTGTCGGTGTCATTGGTGTTGCTGCATACATCCACAATGTCCCGATGTGGAAACAG GTGGTGGAAGAACTGAGTCAGATCACAGGGATCTCTGTGAAGAGCATCCAGGATTTCACTCATGTGACACTGATGCACATTACCAGGACCAATTTTACTGTAGAATGA
- the cntd1 gene encoding cyclin N-terminal domain-containing protein 1 isoform X1: MAKRFSRPSHNKMLKFGEAFEILPDFLINLNNRNKEKLNNLSQYSGDFKDKRLIECVFLITDELNLDPLVGYHAVELLERFMIKHLEDLFTTPTPQGAALCDHGHYEDLVYEKLHEKFYLIVLSCVQLASKLSLHSGIVDNNTAVQFLHSMGHSVSKRTLLESELMILKVLDYRLNVPNPLTYVEILLEVLGELSTSHQPATKRCVVIHACDFIMQKNMLSCSVTVHNESSIPVEHLHHLCRHVLQFTYLQKTAIYDSLLMATTRRSSPSNEQREVFAPVTEDCMLLGVGVIGVAAYIHNVPMWKQVVEELSQITGISVKSIQDFTHVTLMHITRTNFTVE; the protein is encoded by the exons ATGGCCAAGAGATTTTCACGCCCAAGTCATAACAAAATGCTGAAATTTGGTGAAGCTTTTGAGATTTTACCAGACTTTCTTATAAATCTcaacaacagaaacaaagagaaactAAACAATTTATCACAATACAGCGGTGACTTTAAAGACAAGAGGTTGATAG AATGTGTGTTTCTTATTACTGACGAGTTGAATCTAGATCCTCTGGTTGGATATCATGCTGTAGAATTACTTGAAAG GTTCATGATAAAGCATCTTGAGGATCTGTTTACAACACCCACACCTCAAGGTGCTGCGTTATGTGATCATGGACACTATGAGGATCTTGTCTATGAAAAACTCCACGAGAAATTCTATCTCATTGTCCTCTCATGTGTTCAACTAGCAAGCAAACTGTCTTTGCACAGTGGT ATTGTGGACAACAATACTGCTGTGCAGTTTTTGCACTCTATGGGGCACAGTGTTTCCAAACGGACTCTCTTGGAATCAGAGTTGATGATCTTGAAAGTCCTTGACTATAGGCTGAATGTCCCAAACCCTCTTACATATGTGGAGATTCTTCTGGAGGTTCTTGGTGAGTTGAGCACTTCTCATCAGCCTGCGACCAAGCGATGTGTGGTGATTCATGCTTGTGACTTTATAATGCAAAAAAATATGCTTTCCTGCTCGGTGACAGTGCACAATGAGTCCTCCATTCCTGTGGAACACTTGCATCACCTGTGTCGCCACGTCCTGCAGTTCACCTACTTACAGAAGACTGCCATCTACGATTCCTTACTCATGGCCACAACTCGCCGGTCGAGTCCTTCAAATGAACAGAG AGAGGTGTTTGCGCCAGTGACAGAAGACTGCATGCTGCTTGGTGTCGGTGTCATTGGTGTTGCTGCATACATCCACAATGTCCCGATGTGGAAACAG GTGGTGGAAGAACTGAGTCAGATCACAGGGATCTCTGTGAAGAGCATCCAGGATTTCACTCATGTGACACTGATGCACATTACCAGGACCAATTTTACTGTAGAATGA